The Helianthus annuus cultivar XRQ/B chromosome 16, HanXRQr2.0-SUNRISE, whole genome shotgun sequence genome includes a window with the following:
- the LOC110918858 gene encoding protein FAR1-RELATED SEQUENCE 5-like, producing the protein MPVDCSRSSEVPVRSPDVVISNKFMNNAFHDDEVMDNEQASQDSPMQFMHGAGSESSHGPSLFAESSRGPLDGWPSNPYFVFDTPQGTRYWIPNVADKFIPVCGKSYPTFEDVLSMYELYAFEAGFSVKKGQTKVWNGIPTHKYLRCSKYGKPQPKRTFDTLDESSLKLRRTNFTWCDCKASILVSISNDSYTVLSFNDIHNHELVESYNRDLSKISRRLSFSTKQFIHNMSLNRIGPMRAYRCLVALKGGHHNVNGTPVDFKNFSHQLRIFIGERDAQVFLERLRERFDNLPNFYFDYTVSNGKLSSVFWADEISKLNYKAFGDVLAFDATYSTNRYKMVFVPFTGVDHHFQCVTFGAGLISTESIESYVWLLMAFLKAHGTQPTLVLSDQDPSMLQAVPMVFTESRHRLCMWHIMKKLPSKISADVLDNTDLRSCIHRLVWNVYIKPETFESRWNDLLQTFGLQDHSWLNDMYNIKHLWVPAYFRELPMCCLMKTTSRCESSNAAFKVNSTSANTLVQFMMCFENRVDSQRYRQRVSEYKTSSTVFTGNTDLAIEQHAFAIYTNAVFAQVQKEIIKEKRHSFG; encoded by the exons ATGCCTGTTGATTGTTCGCGATCATCTGAAGTCCCTGTTAGATCACCGGATGTTGTGATCTCCAACAAGTTCATGAACAACGCTTTTCATGATGATGAGGTTATGGATAATGAACAAG CATCCCAAGATTCCCCTATGCAGTTCATGCATGGTGCTGGTTCTGAATCATCTCATGGTCCTTCTCTGTTTGCTGAATCATCACGCGGCCCGTTAGACGGTT GGCCATCGAATCCATACTTCGTTTTTGATACCCCTCAGGGAACCCGTTACTGGATTCCTAACGTCGCTGATAAGTTCATACCAGTGTGTGGGAAATCTTATCCAACTTTTGAGGATGTTCTTTCCATGTATGAACTTTATGCGTTTGAAGCAGGTTTTTCTGTAAAAAAAGGGCAAACTAAAGTCTGGAATGGAATTCCCACACACAAGTATCTTCGATGCTCAAAATATGGAAAACCACAACCCAAGAGGACTTTTGACACCCTAGATGAATCTTCTCTAAAGCTCCGGAGGACCAACTTCACATGGTGTGACTGTAAGGCAAGCATTCTAGTCTCAATCTCGAATGATTCATACACAGTTTTGAGTTTCAATGATATTCATAATCATGAACTTGTTGAGAGTTACAACCGTGATCTTAGCAAGATATCACGGAGGCTGTCATTCTCCACCAAACAATTCATTCACAATATGAGTCTAAACCGTATCGGACCCATGAGAGCTTATAGATGTCTTGTAGCTTTAAAAGGAGGGCATCACAATGTCAATGGGACTCCGGTGGATTTTAAAAACTTTAGCCACCAGTTGCGAATTTTTATTGGTGAACGCGACGCACAAGTTTTCCTCGAACGCCTGCGTGAGCGCTTTGACAACCTACCCAACTTCTATTTTGATTACACTGTATCAAATGGAAAGTTGTCTTCTGTATTCTGGGCTGATGAGATTTCAAAGCTAAACTACAAAGCTTTTGGCGATGTCCTCGCCTTTGACGCAACTTACAGCACTAACAG GTACAAGATGGTTTTTGTGCCATTCACGGGTGTGGATCATCATTTCCAATGTGTTACATTTGGAGCGGGTTTGATATCAACCGAGTCCATTGAATCTTATGTGTGGTTGCTTATGGCTTTCTTGAAGGCACACGGTACTCAACCAACTCTCGTGCTGAGTGATCAAGACCCATCCATGCTTCAAGCTGTTCCTATGGTCTTTACCGAATCACGACACCGTCTATGCATGTGGCATATAATGAAAAAACTACCCTCCAAG ATCTCTGCGGACGTTCTCGATAACACTGATCTTCGGTCCTGCATTCACCGGTTGGTTTGGAATGTTTATATCAAACCTGAAACGTTTGAGTCCCGCTGGAATGACCTCCTACAAACATTTGGACTTCAAGACCACAGCTGGTTGAACGACATgtacaacatcaaacatctttgGGTACCAGCGTACTTCAGGGAACTGCCCATGTGTTGCTTAATGAAGACCACTTCACGCTGCGAAAGCTCTAACGCTGCCTTCAAGGTCAACTCAACAAGCGCAAACACCCTTGTACAATTTATGATGTGCTTTGAAAATAGGGTAGACAGCCAACGATATCGGCAACGTGTATCGGAGTACAAAACCTCATCCACGGTGTTCACGGGCAATACTGATTTAGCGATAGAACAGCACGCGTTCGCCATTTACACAAACGCTGTTTTCGCGCAAGTTCAAAAGGAGATAATTAAAGAGAA ACGTCACTCATTTGGATAA